Proteins encoded together in one Skermanella rosea window:
- a CDS encoding glycosyl hydrolase family 28-related protein: MTDVVRVYEPQTAVVVSGSEAAAAQIITTGVASINGKSGPVTINTDDIPEGSSNRYHTDERVDDRVAALIRGAGGISATYNDGTGTLTIAPLDGAMNIKDAAYAGGAKGDGSTDDTAAFNAAFAAIEAAGGGRIYMPDGTYILNGSLVLPQVGNWTLEGAGMDRTILKYADADGITPLHRPAAYPWVSEIALRNFSMEGKWLTQQNDLGRTPILFYKCSDMTIENVGCDYARGMSIALRACDRARIINPRVRWSARDGINTSACSDVVVFNPYVAWCDDDAVAWHSEDSEAFPVRDGFVCIGGTFIDTQGVRFMGGKRFIIANNRVYRPKQHGLSASFQGFEGNTPLMGGILANNIVHDVIDRGAIDGLNSGADYVYLTSALVQGALAAAPGQPVAASGTVQALYEHFMANGPTTAQPGAYFITAWGNQLVRTLPTVAKYSDWGYGQMFTRNGWLDPAITETEIGRGNGVRLGSDTGYFRDSFFEGTIINGHENSVAIDGTGMRCDNVVFRGGSMLRFNRAALTVFTIADANQGITFEGVVMDGDPQLTHANRHASVKGGWQDQITPCAINNQNASGIIVNRCQIRNVSRIQNGAGAVHLHDNTGFCDPTALGYNSGNLGIGNLLTAGERIWYHIEGSDPTDAATFRKIKNFCVREASARPSTGKYVPGMFVKNSAMTAQRNGVKGWDRISLSSNHVDGVDWRAERPQVHPGFVSAKVFSTTRRLTVPGTVAAPDTIYFIPFYLPNAFTFAGARARTVGGGAGGTNVKFAIYQNEQSLNAAGNKPFGAPLAADNTGVPASGANTTLSIGIGATLSAGWYYYAVNSNGTPNMECVQESEFGWLMGGDATIDAFKGIGYSLAHPYANAFPTIASGQAFGVVTTATIPALGLIG; encoded by the coding sequence ATGACCGACGTCGTGAGAGTATACGAGCCGCAGACCGCAGTGGTGGTAAGCGGCAGCGAGGCGGCAGCCGCCCAGATCATCACCACCGGTGTTGCAAGCATCAACGGCAAGAGCGGGCCGGTCACGATCAACACGGACGACATCCCTGAGGGGTCGTCGAACCGTTATCACACCGACGAGCGCGTCGATGACCGCGTGGCAGCACTCATCCGTGGGGCCGGAGGCATTTCTGCCACCTACAACGACGGCACCGGTACGTTGACCATCGCTCCGCTCGACGGCGCGATGAACATCAAAGACGCGGCCTATGCGGGCGGCGCGAAGGGTGACGGCTCCACGGACGACACCGCGGCCTTCAATGCTGCATTCGCCGCCATCGAGGCGGCTGGTGGCGGTCGCATCTACATGCCCGACGGCACCTACATCCTGAACGGCTCCTTGGTGCTGCCCCAAGTCGGCAACTGGACCCTGGAAGGCGCGGGCATGGACCGCACCATCCTGAAGTATGCCGACGCTGACGGCATCACGCCGCTGCACCGCCCCGCCGCCTATCCGTGGGTAAGCGAGATCGCCCTGCGAAACTTCAGCATGGAAGGCAAGTGGCTCACCCAGCAGAACGACCTGGGGCGCACGCCGATCCTTTTCTACAAATGCAGCGACATGACCATCGAGAATGTTGGCTGCGACTATGCCCGCGGCATGTCCATTGCGCTGCGCGCCTGCGACCGGGCCCGCATCATCAACCCGCGTGTTCGATGGAGCGCGCGGGACGGCATCAACACGTCTGCCTGCTCTGACGTGGTCGTCTTCAATCCATATGTGGCCTGGTGCGACGACGATGCCGTGGCCTGGCATAGCGAGGACAGCGAGGCTTTCCCGGTACGCGACGGCTTCGTCTGCATCGGCGGCACGTTCATCGACACGCAAGGCGTCCGCTTCATGGGCGGCAAGCGCTTCATCATCGCCAACAACCGCGTCTACCGCCCGAAGCAACACGGCCTGTCCGCCAGCTTCCAGGGATTCGAGGGCAATACGCCCCTCATGGGCGGCATCCTCGCCAACAACATCGTGCATGACGTGATCGACCGGGGCGCGATCGACGGCCTGAACAGCGGCGCCGACTATGTCTACCTGACGTCGGCTCTGGTGCAGGGAGCACTCGCGGCAGCACCGGGCCAGCCCGTCGCCGCCAGTGGCACGGTGCAGGCGCTCTACGAGCACTTCATGGCCAATGGCCCGACGACAGCGCAGCCGGGGGCCTACTTCATCACCGCATGGGGCAACCAGCTGGTGCGCACCTTGCCCACGGTTGCGAAGTATTCCGACTGGGGCTACGGGCAGATGTTCACGCGCAACGGCTGGCTCGACCCGGCAATTACCGAGACCGAGATCGGTCGCGGCAACGGCGTGCGGCTTGGCTCGGACACCGGCTATTTCCGCGACAGCTTCTTTGAAGGGACCATCATCAACGGCCACGAGAACAGCGTCGCCATCGATGGCACCGGCATGCGCTGCGACAACGTGGTGTTCCGGGGCGGCTCCATGCTCCGGTTCAACCGCGCGGCGCTCACGGTTTTCACCATCGCAGACGCGAACCAGGGGATCACCTTCGAGGGTGTCGTCATGGATGGCGATCCGCAACTCACCCACGCCAATCGTCACGCCTCGGTCAAAGGCGGATGGCAAGACCAGATCACGCCGTGCGCCATCAACAACCAAAACGCGTCGGGGATCATCGTCAACCGTTGCCAGATCCGCAACGTCTCGCGCATCCAGAACGGCGCCGGTGCTGTGCACCTGCACGACAATACCGGCTTCTGCGATCCTACCGCGCTTGGCTACAACAGCGGCAACCTCGGGATCGGCAACCTGCTCACCGCAGGCGAGCGCATCTGGTACCACATCGAAGGCTCTGATCCGACCGACGCGGCGACCTTCCGCAAGATCAAGAATTTCTGCGTCCGGGAGGCCTCGGCCCGGCCATCCACCGGCAAGTACGTGCCCGGCATGTTCGTCAAGAACAGCGCCATGACAGCCCAGCGCAACGGCGTGAAGGGATGGGACCGCATCAGCCTTAGCTCCAACCACGTCGACGGAGTTGATTGGCGAGCGGAGCGGCCGCAGGTGCATCCCGGCTTCGTCTCCGCCAAGGTGTTCAGCACCACGCGTCGCCTGACGGTGCCGGGCACCGTGGCAGCGCCTGACACGATCTACTTCATCCCCTTCTACCTGCCAAACGCCTTCACCTTCGCCGGGGCGCGCGCGCGCACGGTCGGCGGGGGCGCGGGCGGCACCAACGTCAAGTTCGCCATCTATCAGAACGAGCAATCGCTGAATGCCGCGGGCAACAAGCCGTTCGGTGCACCGCTGGCGGCCGACAACACCGGCGTCCCCGCCTCAGGTGCCAACACGACGCTCTCCATCGGCATTGGAGCCACGCTCAGCGCGGGCTGGTACTACTACGCCGTCAATTCCAACGGCACGCCCAACATGGAGTGCGTCCAGGAGAGCGAGTTCGGCTGGTTGATGGGCGGCGATGCCACCATCGATGCGTTCAAGGGCATCGGCTACTCGCTGGCCCACCCCTACGCGAACGCCTTTCCGACCATTGCCAGCGGACAGGCCTTCGGCGTGGTGACGACCGCCACGATCCCTGCACTCGGCCTGATTGGCTGA